In Desulfomonile tiedjei, the DNA window CCGGGTACCGATACAACAATTTTGATTACCAATCCAAGACGGTAGGACAACCTGCCGGAACTTCCGAAGATCATTTTCACGTGCATATTCCTTACCTGGGGGTCTATTACGCCAATAGCGCCATGATGGGCTCTGTGGTGAGGCTCGACATTCTTTTCTCTCCTTTGGCCCTTACACGGCTGGACGCGCAGAGGCGAGTCCAGGGGGCCGTGACCAATATCGAAGGCCATTCGGTCACGGGGATCTGGTTTGAGTCCTATTTCCAGTGGTCCCGGCGTTTAAGTCCAAACGCGCTGCTCGGTGTGTTCGCGAATTACGATTTCTTGCAGCTTTCCGGAGGCGCCACGGAAGTCCAAGCTCAGCAGGGATCGACCAGGTTTTCTTTGGACTCGCGGCATCATCTGTTCATGACAGGGATCAGTGCGACTTACACTTTTTGACTCTACTCGGCCAAAGCCCATCTACCATAGGATGTCCTGGTGAGAAGTAGTCTACAGACCAAGGAAGAATTGGCTAAGGAATTGGCTCGCGTTAAACGCGAGGTGGCCAAATTGAAGCAATTGGAATCCGAACGGAGAGGAGTCTCAGAAGCTTTGCGCGAGTCCGAGACGATGTTCAGAAAAATTACGGAAAAATCCATGATGGGAGTCTACCTTATACAAGATGATCTATTCCGTTACGTAAATCCCAAGATGGCTGGGATTTTCGGGTACGAAGTGTCCGAACTGGTTGATGTAAGAGGCCCCAAGGATGTCGTTTGGGCTGAGGACTGGCCACTCGTCAACGAGAACTTGAGGAAGCGAATCTTCGGAGAATTGGAATCCATCACTTACCGTTTCAGAGGCATAAAGCCGACGGGGGAAGTCGTCCACATCGAGGTTTATGGCTCCCGCACGGACTACCGAGCCAGGCCTGCTGTGATAGGTACACTTCTCGATATCACTGATAGAGTTAAGGCTGAAAAAAAACTCGAACAATCGGAAAATGCATTGCGCCATCTTTCCGCACAACTGCTTCGGGCGCAAGAAGATGAAAGAAAAAGATTGGCTCAAGAACTTCATGACGGAATCGGCCAATCAATTTCTGCCATGAAGTTCGTGATAGAGACTTGTTTGAAGCAAATCCGGGAGGTCCCCGGCTCCGAAATCGCCGGGCGACTGGAAATGTTGCTGCCCATGGCAGAGAGTACCGTCGAAGAGGTTCAGCGAATAGCAGTTGATCTGCGGCCCTTTATTATTGACGACCTCGGCCTGGTTGCCACACTAAGATGGTTCATGAGGCGATTTCAGAACACATATTCGGGCATTCTCCTCGATAATCGCATCGAGCTGGAAGAACAGGAAATTCCTGAATCGCTCAAGATAGTCATGTTCCGAATAACCCAGGAGGCTTTGAACAATGTGACGAGACATAGCCGGGCCAAGCGAGTTCACGTCGCTCTCCGAAAGCGAAAAGACCGAATTGAATTGCTGATTAAGGATAACGGGGAAGGAATAGATGATAGTGCGACTGCTTCCAGCACAGGCAGCGGGAAGGGATTCGGACTTTCCAGTATGAAAGAGAGGACGGAATTCTCAGGAGGTAAGTTCCGTCTCGAGACAGAGCCCGGAGTTGGGACTTCCATAAAGGCGTCGTGGCCCCTCAAAGCCTCTGGTCCGAGCATATAAGCCCTGTTTCCAGAGCGAAAGCCGCCAATGCTGCCCCCGTGTGCAGATCCAACTTCTTCATCAGATTAGCGCGATGCCTTTCCACCGTCTTAACGCTTATACCTAAAAGGTCCGCGATCTGCTTGTTCTTATAACCTTCCGCTATCAATTTCAGTACGTCTGTCTCTCTTGCGGTCAGCGTTCGGAATGGTGAATGGCAGCTCATACCCTTCTGCCCCTCCAAATACGCTTCCAATACCACGGCGGAAACAGCAGGGCTCAGGTAGGGTTGCCCATCCAGGACCGTTCTAATTGCTGAGGCAAGTTCCTCATGGCCTGCATGCTTCAGGACGTACCCGTGACAGCCGGCCTGGAAGCTTGCAAGAATATACTCCTCATTCCTGTGAACGGTCAGAACAACGATTCTTGTGTCAGGCGCCACTCTCTTGATTTCTTTGATGGCCCCCACGCCATTCATCTTTGGCATCGACAGATCCATGATCACCACATCGGGACTTAGGCTCTTAACGGATTGTATAGCCTGAAGGCCGTCTTCAGCGTCTCCCACGACATCGAAATCAGGGTGTGTAGCAAGCAGCGCCCGGAGGCCTTCCCGGAGGATCGTGTGATCTTCAGCTATGACAATTCGATGTTTCCGATCCATTGCTATTTCCTCACGGGGGGCTACAAGTGCGCGCATCAACAGGTGGTTTTCGGCGCCGAAGCGCTTGAAGAATCCACGATAATGTTATCATATCGTGCTCTCGCTTCTCAATGATAGTAGCATTCCAAAGGCAATTAATCACTTACCGGGAGAATCGTCGATCATCTATCATTTCGAGGAGTGACATCCCGCGGAACGTCCGCAGTTGGGAGACCGCTTTGCTGCGCTGTTTCGCCACCCACGACTGCGGGAACACTGCTACAGAGCTATTCTGAAGAGGGTCAGAGCTGCATCGCCGGCAAAGGGCTCTTGGAATAAGGTCCATGATCTATCCTCCTACCCAGCAAGCGTCATTCTGGCAAATTGCTCATGCCGCAGAACTTAATTCAAGACACGCTGTTCAGTTTAAAGTTTTAATGTCCCGCACAGACCCCATAAGACCATGCAGGATTTCTCGCGAGAAAATGGAGCATTTACCTGATTGACCCAGACTTCAAAAATGATAAAATTGTCATAACACTAAAACCTGGGGGTCTGATCTGAGGTTCAGTGATCTGAACTCAGCAGTACTTTCGTGGTGCTTCTTTACAGATTGACACTTTCCTAGCAAGACACTAAGCTTCGACGATAATCTTTGGCGCAAGGGCCGGTTTCTTCTCCAAATCTTTTTGACTCCCGAGGGTTCCGCTTCGGATCGGGAAAATGTCACAATGATAAGGACGCAAACAGAAAAGTTGCACCGGATTTGCATCGCAGCCCTGTGCAGTGATTTGTTCAATGGCCGGCTTTGTGGTTTCACCAACCGTGTTTCCAGTTAGCAGGGAGGAAAGGCATGAAAAGGCTTTTGATCGTCGTAGCAGCGTGCATAATCTCATTAACCTGGACAATCATACCCGCCATGGCAGCGGACCCGATTCTTGTGGGTGTACCCTCGTCACTGACCGCCATAGAGGGTAAAGAGGCCCTCAAGGCCGTCGAGATGGCCGTTGAGGAAATCAATGC includes these proteins:
- a CDS encoding PAS domain-containing sensor histidine kinase — protein: MRSSLQTKEELAKELARVKREVAKLKQLESERRGVSEALRESETMFRKITEKSMMGVYLIQDDLFRYVNPKMAGIFGYEVSELVDVRGPKDVVWAEDWPLVNENLRKRIFGELESITYRFRGIKPTGEVVHIEVYGSRTDYRARPAVIGTLLDITDRVKAEKKLEQSENALRHLSAQLLRAQEDERKRLAQELHDGIGQSISAMKFVIETCLKQIREVPGSEIAGRLEMLLPMAESTVEEVQRIAVDLRPFIIDDLGLVATLRWFMRRFQNTYSGILLDNRIELEEQEIPESLKIVMFRITQEALNNVTRHSRAKRVHVALRKRKDRIELLIKDNGEGIDDSATASSTGSGKGFGLSSMKERTEFSGGKFRLETEPGVGTSIKASWPLKASGPSI
- a CDS encoding response regulator transcription factor codes for the protein MDRKHRIVIAEDHTILREGLRALLATHPDFDVVGDAEDGLQAIQSVKSLSPDVVIMDLSMPKMNGVGAIKEIKRVAPDTRIVVLTVHRNEEYILASFQAGCHGYVLKHAGHEELASAIRTVLDGQPYLSPAVSAVVLEAYLEGQKGMSCHSPFRTLTARETDVLKLIAEGYKNKQIADLLGISVKTVERHRANLMKKLDLHTGAALAAFALETGLICSDQRL